The proteins below are encoded in one region of uncultured Eubacteriales bacterium:
- a CDS encoding hypothetical protein (Evidence 5 : No homology to any previously reported sequences) — MYTKLENVCICIFLKGMNRFAAHILTGATNTQIAVVHTGPWQFAVLRRGSEKKIALERGGGAHEEEKYR, encoded by the coding sequence GTGTATACTAAATTGGAAAATGTGTGCATTTGCATTTTTCTGAAGGGAATGAACCGATTTGCAGCGCACATCCTTACCGGCGCTACGAATACTCAAATTGCTGTGGTCCATACCGGGCCATGGCAATTTGCCGTGCTTAGGCGCGGCAGCGAGAAAAAGATAGCGTTAGAGAGAGGAGGTGGAGCGCATGAAGAAGAGAAGTATCGGTAA
- a CDS encoding exported hypothetical protein (Evidence 5 : No homology to any previously reported sequences) yields the protein MKTTLRKRIGSLALCIAMVLSMSAEFSHALAANSAGAGVGASNGKPKLYIDFLGDNGGSGGPIDPAGAVAPANTDWKYSETNGTPGGTIFWVGVGIDNIDEFVLANDTAAGTGLSSLELGFYYNSNFVRPYTGATAGDDAAYLSILNANNIGSGTNQWSSDYEVAAAVSAADPSQGRTDITVNDTATQEYAPPSDWEMTYLSIHKKTGSTGDNRFSDAASGGDVYQDTQYVAMIPFVLTGVDPNAALCFKLALNAFVFSAGGGEDGHTVYGAWEKRTAEDPDHNLKLMLDFTGDLNIFTGGKESTTFQAALALNNGGRVDNKATLGVWQDPAPSPVTINRDGDAITGLLGGMEMELKLECARGFTVEVTVADTSGSAIHTYTYTATDSSAQLETRFTMPDDNVTVTVKFSSSGTGGTSYRATLDIEHVGAELDETNNRATVSYIDDSNVGWSVYEDGDILELPDGKLVTVTVELNSEYDVKVEVTRTGDGTTITTGTVTNQEKEKKYTFTMPAADVTVKVTFTKATHHALTLVVTNDPVSEAHADNKAKLSYTIPEDKDAAGDLIPHETDELYWGAIGLTDSLDLRDGRIVTVTIPYYDSAYAIKSVKISPVNPGDFTEFDASVASANEAYTFIMPKFAAKVTVTFERVPDYRVKLVIKGDAGSGTAALEATDARGPQTTDLDGGTIAVFVGTTVNISAVAAVGYTVSIDVRRPNGDPILPSGGMGAWSFDLDTPYVNAADATTITVTFQQSAAPQYNATLTYEYAAGTGPDARNSVKWRNTNNNPIQAAANAALAGEINVAPGYHIQSVIAETATGTVPVTVSGNGYNNSAGTGATPVTVNLTMPAADVTVRVVYVKGEPPAESGFRAKLVLDGDPSEVTANFNLKNEAGDTALPGGYVTAEAGGTVTGVFETAPGYYVTGVTITAATAGVSVNWQWMPDGSISVTMPASHVTVAVKVEALASPPTFDLTLKKQEISAHDDGNTATLGALSVGSSLSASAKAEAGTSFHLAAQAAPNYTVLAVLLTDASGTHPVTLTSGSLGETSVEADVVMPVGAMTVTVIYATGSPPLPGQYALTLAVSDPDNDNNAANTAQVYINGTAKLPQATKDGMAVFFAYPGDNIVVETAAATGYAVTGLAVTPGSHGITPLPQGGGKYAFIMPNGDAAATVTFRKGAAPAYTVNLVLRGTGTGTGTLGPYGTAVYSKTVTAGTLITAELFADAGSYIQAVTVTPAVLGVSAGYTGAFARQSASFVMPAADCILNVYLMQGWPGDVDYDATLKVVDPTSAAGNYAVLTNTVSGGATNVLSGTAQETVSGRETNLIKVTVNTAADFIADVTITDGGGNSVAYTWSSSGELNFTMPARPVTVTVRYRHSTADDDYTVTLHVVDGSSGDSVAVENVENGSSVTWPGAGTTLTARPGDIITVTSMPGDGRYILSSLVMRGGQLMAYQTNPAVAPGDYFVMPAGDVDIYVTFTDTQPSADDYTAALVVTSDSSTAGSSTITDITDPADLTNYADVLSQNIGQITVAAGGKVRVEALPNTGAGYHVTDIRLTPAGGSAQSVPFTWTGDGKIEFTMPARNVAVEVVLEQAPTPTYRAQIVVNGTISGVVAGSALLGNSAGATGSLFTNVTPGSALEAIITVTPGYIINSVLVVPSLPGGDLTPTTNVSQSQNVSFTMPANDIVIYVDFALDPITVYSAKLSVAHALDSTATSVDNKASIGTPRRPTLTTANMNAATSAPAAAGERVTVTLGPASGFYVDTYSVTDSSGTAVTCTATASGFTFLMPAGDVEIEVVFTDQAPAARALTLHVTDNTGITDPALKVRMEDLLGVAEWVQGDGDKTLATATGRKITVTADLPIGTYVAAAYALQGSTVYPFTMPANWSDSSAGTSTGEFYIPAGNVDVYVVLGYSATPPVQSYSAVLMVNGPEGKAVGDAGSATMTLNGSSPAQAVTVQSGAAHQYITAVSGDIFTVTVTVKDGYAVDSVAGSQVTVIATGNPNEYTFTMPAGTNAGAIVTLKEVSAAGKTLKLHVGHTGTDFDANNSASVSYTDTATTTTYTKSVAAGPTGAAMDGLPAVPSNQLVTLTVTPQNGYYVDAAYVLSGTTLVSLSRHLEGTDNTTAPANAKATFNMPASATDVYIYYKKGPTPTTTWYNVVFLATDVNAAGAPNTGESAATITVGAESKTVSSNASPVSFVNVAENELVALQARPGTGYALSGRSSTPAVTFDQVFDPAVNDYAFNMPNYNVAVVMHFEPDTTGYSATLHLSPNTVSGVIMSAAQGDPTSVSQDGESIEKIPTGTVIKTTAPDTEDGGLPLHAVLATTASGGTTFLAKDGTDGTWNYTMGTENVDLTAAYDDNDPETPDRYVAAVNQSYRPGSAVDTGNKAEITNDTTSGLAAGTIWTEAQENDNIIVNLTLADGYSAIVTAKDTNGTVLNLTYGADTETQFELTATGEVSFAMPKGVNVQVSVVFIQGYTVTLNVPGSNPAGSTYSVVALTGGVPGAPITGNGEKIKGLKGGETIAAAVVPGAGYEVSSVVVTKASGSELVALNGTTGSYDYTMPEEDIVVTPIVSATPADPEDKLYIAAVNGAGTIGTGDEITGIKNTADSTLPKGTIWAAGKGTHQMEVSFTTGSGVYAVVTAVDANGIPVPVLQIGVTGTGKAYLVMPEANVQVTVAFSNTPPSGQVTVDLVSTEHGGKPANKSTVTYNSTPYELLPAAGDTTDVINQIAGAQIGETLNMKVERDPTYSFKGVELSLTGQTNGPAVPIVLNAQYEATILVPTGDVTLTFIYDPTPPTPQPWDPKGAADTTVTPNLEEGHLTAENGTTAGTVTVTVPVLYGVLAADAVVDYHSVKDDSLTPPFGVEFHFYYKDETSGDFVALEEGVDIELGTIDYTVMTEISGTTYTSAKFDLTGLTDEIKDLISKGGIIYISATRTDTMTDGTHYPESEKTQLVLPGSGMGRPYDPSNAAITTGPVLEEGHIYAVNTGDRAEMDIPNLIDSKGTVSSAADENLEFKFYVYDGTDYLLLTNDDIVLTRDAPDGTHFTIEIKEPTAPATLSTAAQLLKIMMDNASSISADKKTRLFVTATLVDNTDPLNPVPGPESDRTEVWLPKYITLWGEFTSYAPTHLATLELCLPLPTATDLTLTESYGASAFSTGVKEEGGSGLWKQGFAFRSSELVSPRSGETSATYMLVIEKTAHITYQRVNIFLDTSMGEISFEVTGTSPIRLIGGDVNGDQQTKATDRSILVNYIAYNLDWSYIEDPSDPEWEVSTYNPLTWAYVCDLNGDGYINGADLAIQTADANFNKTAADYGAPVGLDFSPPAAAPAALSLELTLSDEELTSDPAQPEAEETSQPEAEEPVQEAVLTKTETLAPADPAIVPAPPATEPLTTSSDAASPEKKREENGENTENPSV from the coding sequence GTGAAGACAACCTTGCGAAAAAGAATAGGGTCCCTGGCCCTATGTATCGCAATGGTGCTCTCCATGAGTGCCGAGTTTTCCCACGCCCTTGCCGCCAATTCGGCGGGGGCGGGCGTCGGCGCGTCCAATGGCAAGCCGAAACTGTATATCGACTTCCTCGGGGACAACGGCGGCAGCGGCGGCCCCATTGATCCCGCCGGGGCTGTCGCGCCTGCGAATACAGACTGGAAGTACTCGGAAACAAACGGAACGCCGGGCGGCACCATCTTCTGGGTGGGTGTGGGCATTGACAATATAGACGAGTTCGTTCTCGCCAACGATACCGCAGCGGGAACCGGCCTCTCCAGCCTGGAGCTTGGGTTTTACTACAACAGCAACTTCGTGCGTCCCTATACCGGCGCGACAGCAGGGGACGACGCCGCGTATCTGAGCATACTTAACGCGAACAATATCGGCTCTGGTACCAATCAGTGGAGCAGCGACTACGAGGTGGCCGCTGCGGTCTCTGCGGCAGACCCCTCGCAGGGCAGAACGGACATAACGGTCAACGACACCGCTACCCAGGAATATGCCCCGCCCTCGGACTGGGAGATGACCTATCTCTCCATTCATAAGAAGACGGGCTCCACCGGGGACAACCGCTTCTCCGACGCGGCATCGGGCGGGGACGTCTACCAGGATACTCAGTACGTCGCGATGATCCCCTTTGTCCTGACTGGAGTTGACCCCAACGCCGCGCTCTGTTTCAAGCTGGCCCTCAACGCCTTTGTGTTCAGTGCGGGCGGCGGGGAGGACGGCCACACCGTCTATGGCGCGTGGGAGAAGAGAACGGCAGAGGACCCCGACCACAACCTCAAGCTGATGCTGGACTTCACCGGCGACCTGAACATATTCACCGGTGGGAAGGAGAGCACGACCTTTCAAGCTGCACTGGCGCTGAACAACGGCGGCCGCGTGGACAATAAAGCGACGCTGGGCGTCTGGCAGGACCCGGCGCCCAGCCCCGTCACGATCAACCGGGACGGGGACGCCATCACCGGCCTGCTGGGCGGAATGGAGATGGAACTAAAGCTGGAGTGCGCCCGGGGATTCACGGTGGAAGTTACCGTGGCTGACACGAGCGGCAGTGCCATACACACCTATACTTACACGGCCACTGACAGCAGCGCTCAGCTGGAGACCCGGTTTACCATGCCAGACGACAACGTGACCGTCACCGTGAAATTTTCCAGCAGCGGCACGGGCGGCACGTCCTACCGGGCCACGCTGGACATTGAACACGTAGGGGCCGAGTTGGACGAGACAAACAACCGGGCGACCGTAAGCTATATTGATGACAGCAACGTCGGTTGGAGCGTCTATGAGGATGGAGATATCCTCGAGCTGCCCGACGGCAAGTTGGTGACTGTGACCGTCGAGCTCAACAGCGAGTATGATGTGAAGGTCGAGGTTACCCGAACCGGTGACGGTACGACGATCACGACCGGGACCGTCACTAACCAGGAGAAGGAGAAAAAGTATACCTTCACCATGCCCGCGGCGGATGTTACTGTAAAGGTGACCTTCACGAAGGCCACGCACCATGCGCTCACGCTGGTGGTGACCAATGACCCGGTAAGCGAGGCTCACGCGGACAACAAGGCCAAGCTGAGCTACACCATTCCCGAGGACAAGGATGCGGCGGGCGACCTGATCCCCCATGAGACTGACGAGCTCTATTGGGGGGCCATCGGCCTGACTGATTCGCTGGATCTCCGCGACGGCCGCATTGTCACGGTCACCATTCCCTACTATGACTCTGCGTATGCCATCAAGTCGGTGAAGATATCGCCTGTAAACCCGGGAGACTTTACGGAGTTCGATGCCTCGGTGGCCAGCGCGAACGAGGCGTATACCTTCATCATGCCTAAATTTGCTGCAAAGGTCACCGTCACGTTTGAAAGGGTACCGGACTACAGGGTAAAGCTGGTCATCAAGGGCGACGCGGGGAGCGGCACCGCCGCGCTGGAAGCTACCGACGCCAGAGGGCCCCAGACGACGGACTTGGACGGCGGCACCATCGCCGTGTTTGTGGGCACTACGGTAAACATCAGCGCCGTTGCGGCGGTGGGCTATACCGTAAGCATAGACGTCCGGCGGCCCAACGGCGACCCCATCCTGCCCAGCGGCGGTATGGGGGCGTGGAGCTTTGATCTGGACACCCCCTACGTAAACGCCGCGGATGCGACCACCATTACAGTCACCTTCCAACAGAGTGCCGCCCCACAATATAATGCGACGCTGACTTACGAATACGCGGCCGGGACAGGCCCCGACGCGAGAAACAGTGTAAAGTGGAGAAATACGAATAATAACCCCATCCAGGCAGCGGCGAACGCCGCGCTGGCCGGAGAGATCAATGTTGCGCCGGGTTACCATATCCAGAGCGTCATTGCCGAGACCGCCACTGGGACGGTACCCGTGACCGTGAGCGGCAACGGGTACAACAACAGCGCGGGGACCGGGGCGACGCCGGTCACTGTGAATCTCACTATGCCCGCCGCCGATGTGACCGTGCGGGTGGTCTACGTCAAGGGTGAGCCCCCGGCGGAGTCTGGGTTCCGGGCCAAACTGGTGCTGGACGGCGACCCAAGCGAAGTCACGGCGAATTTCAACCTTAAGAATGAGGCGGGCGACACCGCGCTCCCCGGCGGCTACGTCACCGCAGAGGCGGGGGGTACGGTCACGGGCGTCTTTGAGACTGCACCGGGGTATTACGTCACCGGCGTGACCATCACCGCCGCCACAGCGGGCGTCAGCGTCAACTGGCAGTGGATGCCCGACGGCTCTATCAGTGTTACGATGCCCGCTTCCCATGTGACCGTAGCTGTCAAGGTGGAGGCGCTTGCCTCACCGCCGACATTTGACCTGACACTGAAGAAACAAGAGATCTCCGCGCATGACGACGGGAACACGGCGACGTTGGGCGCACTCTCCGTTGGCAGCAGCCTCTCAGCCAGCGCAAAGGCGGAGGCGGGGACCTCCTTCCACCTGGCGGCTCAGGCCGCGCCCAATTACACCGTTCTGGCGGTGCTCCTCACCGACGCCAGCGGTACCCATCCGGTAACATTGACCTCCGGCAGCCTGGGCGAAACGTCCGTCGAGGCTGATGTTGTTATGCCCGTGGGAGCGATGACTGTTACAGTAATCTACGCAACCGGATCGCCCCCCCTGCCTGGGCAGTACGCGCTGACCCTAGCCGTGAGCGACCCGGACAATGACAATAACGCGGCGAACACCGCGCAGGTGTATATCAACGGTACGGCAAAGCTGCCGCAGGCTACGAAGGACGGTATGGCCGTATTCTTCGCCTATCCCGGCGACAACATTGTGGTGGAGACTGCCGCCGCCACGGGCTACGCCGTGACCGGCCTTGCAGTGACGCCGGGTTCTCATGGCATCACGCCCTTGCCTCAAGGCGGCGGAAAGTACGCCTTTATCATGCCCAACGGGGATGCGGCGGCCACCGTCACCTTCCGCAAAGGTGCGGCCCCCGCTTATACCGTCAATCTGGTGCTGCGGGGCACCGGCACGGGCACCGGTACCTTAGGGCCTTATGGTACAGCGGTCTACTCCAAGACGGTTACCGCAGGAACGCTGATCACCGCCGAGCTCTTTGCCGACGCCGGGTCCTACATCCAGGCGGTCACTGTCACACCGGCTGTCCTGGGCGTGAGCGCCGGCTATACCGGCGCCTTTGCCCGGCAGTCCGCCTCCTTCGTCATGCCCGCGGCAGATTGTATCCTCAACGTATATTTGATGCAGGGATGGCCCGGCGATGTGGACTACGACGCGACGCTGAAGGTCGTTGACCCCACCTCCGCGGCGGGTAACTATGCGGTGCTGACCAATACGGTCAGCGGCGGCGCCACGAACGTCCTGAGCGGGACCGCACAGGAGACAGTCTCCGGGCGTGAAACCAACCTGATAAAGGTAACGGTAAACACCGCCGCGGATTTTATTGCCGACGTCACCATCACCGATGGCGGAGGAAACTCCGTGGCATATACCTGGAGTAGCTCCGGAGAGCTCAACTTTACCATGCCCGCCAGGCCCGTCACAGTGACGGTGCGTTATCGCCACTCCACCGCCGACGACGACTACACCGTCACGCTCCACGTGGTGGATGGCAGCAGCGGCGACAGTGTCGCGGTGGAAAATGTTGAAAACGGAAGCTCCGTCACCTGGCCCGGTGCGGGTACAACGCTCACCGCTCGTCCTGGGGACATAATCACGGTGACCTCCATGCCCGGCGATGGCCGTTATATCCTTTCCTCCCTGGTCATGCGGGGTGGGCAGCTCATGGCTTACCAGACGAATCCCGCGGTCGCCCCGGGGGATTACTTTGTCATGCCCGCCGGAGATGTGGATATCTATGTGACCTTTACCGATACCCAGCCCTCGGCCGACGACTATACCGCCGCTCTGGTGGTGACGTCGGACAGCTCCACAGCGGGCTCCTCCACCATCACCGATATTACCGACCCTGCGGACCTTACGAATTACGCCGACGTCTTGTCCCAGAACATAGGGCAGATCACCGTGGCCGCTGGCGGCAAAGTGCGGGTCGAGGCGCTTCCGAACACCGGGGCAGGGTATCACGTCACCGATATCCGGCTGACCCCCGCGGGGGGCTCAGCCCAGTCGGTACCCTTCACCTGGACGGGGGACGGAAAGATAGAATTCACGATGCCCGCCCGGAATGTGGCTGTGGAGGTCGTGCTGGAGCAAGCCCCTACGCCTACCTACCGGGCCCAGATTGTAGTCAACGGCACGATTTCCGGAGTCGTCGCAGGGTCGGCCCTGCTCGGGAACAGCGCCGGGGCCACCGGCAGCCTCTTTACGAACGTGACCCCCGGCTCCGCGCTGGAGGCCATCATCACTGTGACTCCCGGCTATATCATCAACTCTGTTCTGGTGGTGCCCAGCCTGCCGGGAGGAGACCTGACCCCGACGACCAACGTCAGCCAGAGCCAGAATGTCTCCTTTACAATGCCCGCCAATGACATCGTAATCTATGTAGACTTTGCCTTGGATCCCATCACAGTCTACAGTGCCAAGCTGAGCGTGGCCCATGCCTTGGACAGCACGGCCACCAGTGTGGACAATAAAGCGAGTATCGGCACGCCCCGTCGCCCTACCCTCACCACAGCGAATATGAATGCCGCTACCTCTGCCCCGGCGGCCGCCGGGGAGCGGGTGACCGTGACGCTCGGCCCGGCCTCGGGTTTTTACGTGGACACCTATTCGGTCACCGATTCGTCAGGAACTGCAGTGACCTGCACGGCGACGGCAAGCGGGTTTACCTTCCTAATGCCCGCCGGAGACGTAGAGATCGAAGTAGTGTTTACCGACCAGGCGCCCGCCGCGCGGGCGCTGACGCTCCACGTGACGGATAATACCGGAATCACCGACCCGGCGCTGAAGGTCAGGATGGAGGACCTTCTTGGCGTTGCGGAGTGGGTCCAGGGTGACGGTGACAAGACCCTCGCCACCGCAACCGGGCGAAAGATTACAGTAACCGCCGACCTTCCCATCGGGACCTATGTGGCGGCGGCTTATGCCCTTCAGGGCAGCACAGTGTATCCCTTCACTATGCCTGCAAACTGGAGCGACTCCTCCGCGGGCACCTCCACGGGTGAATTTTACATCCCCGCGGGCAACGTGGACGTCTATGTGGTGCTGGGGTATTCCGCCACGCCGCCGGTTCAGAGCTATTCCGCCGTCCTCATGGTGAATGGCCCGGAGGGGAAGGCAGTGGGAGACGCGGGCAGCGCCACCATGACCCTGAATGGCAGCTCGCCTGCACAGGCGGTCACCGTCCAGAGCGGCGCGGCGCATCAGTACATCACCGCCGTATCGGGTGATATCTTCACCGTCACCGTAACGGTGAAGGACGGATACGCCGTTGACAGCGTGGCGGGCAGCCAGGTGACGGTGATCGCCACCGGCAACCCCAACGAGTACACCTTTACTATGCCCGCCGGCACCAACGCGGGTGCCATCGTTACTCTGAAGGAGGTCTCTGCCGCGGGCAAGACCCTGAAACTCCACGTAGGCCACACAGGCACGGATTTCGACGCGAATAACAGCGCCAGTGTATCCTATACGGACACGGCAACGACCACTACTTATACAAAATCCGTCGCGGCGGGTCCGACGGGCGCGGCCATGGACGGACTGCCCGCGGTTCCCTCGAACCAGTTGGTCACCCTGACTGTGACGCCACAGAACGGGTACTACGTGGATGCGGCCTACGTGCTGTCGGGCACCACGCTGGTGTCCCTCTCCCGGCACCTGGAGGGGACGGATAATACGACGGCCCCGGCTAACGCCAAGGCGACCTTCAATATGCCTGCGTCCGCGACCGATGTATATATTTACTATAAAAAAGGGCCCACACCTACGACCACCTGGTATAACGTGGTTTTTTTGGCTACCGATGTGAACGCGGCCGGAGCCCCCAATACAGGCGAGAGCGCAGCCACTATCACGGTGGGAGCGGAGTCCAAGACTGTGAGCAGTAACGCTTCCCCGGTGAGCTTTGTCAATGTGGCGGAAAATGAGCTTGTAGCGCTCCAGGCCCGGCCGGGCACAGGCTATGCCCTCTCCGGGCGGAGTTCCACCCCCGCGGTCACCTTTGACCAGGTCTTCGATCCCGCGGTGAACGACTACGCCTTCAATATGCCCAACTACAACGTGGCGGTGGTCATGCACTTCGAGCCCGATACCACGGGGTACAGCGCTACCCTCCACCTGTCTCCCAATACGGTGAGCGGTGTTATCATGTCTGCCGCACAGGGCGATCCCACCTCGGTCAGCCAGGACGGGGAGAGCATTGAGAAGATACCCACCGGTACGGTAATCAAAACTACCGCGCCCGACACAGAGGACGGCGGCCTGCCTCTGCATGCCGTACTCGCAACCACGGCCAGCGGAGGGACTACCTTCCTCGCCAAGGACGGGACGGACGGCACCTGGAATTACACGATGGGCACGGAGAACGTGGACCTCACCGCCGCCTATGATGATAACGATCCCGAGACCCCCGACCGCTACGTGGCGGCGGTAAACCAGAGCTACAGGCCGGGCAGCGCGGTCGACACGGGCAACAAGGCAGAGATAACCAACGACACCACCTCCGGGCTTGCCGCAGGCACCATTTGGACCGAGGCTCAGGAGAACGATAACATAATCGTAAATCTGACCCTGGCCGACGGGTATAGCGCCATCGTTACCGCTAAGGACACGAACGGGACAGTCCTGAACCTCACCTATGGAGCCGATACGGAAACGCAGTTTGAGCTCACCGCCACCGGGGAGGTCAGTTTCGCCATGCCCAAGGGGGTAAACGTCCAGGTGAGCGTGGTCTTCATCCAGGGCTACACGGTCACCCTCAACGTACCGGGCAGCAACCCGGCGGGCAGTACGTATAGCGTAGTCGCCTTGACGGGCGGCGTCCCGGGTGCTCCTATCACCGGCAACGGGGAGAAAATCAAGGGCCTCAAGGGCGGCGAGACCATTGCCGCCGCTGTAGTGCCCGGGGCTGGCTACGAGGTTTCCTCCGTCGTCGTCACAAAGGCGTCGGGCAGCGAGCTTGTGGCGCTGAACGGCACCACCGGCTCCTATGATTACACCATGCCTGAAGAGGATATCGTCGTGACGCCTATCGTGTCGGCCACACCGGCTGACCCCGAGGACAAGCTCTACATCGCCGCGGTGAACGGCGCTGGGACAATAGGGACCGGAGACGAGATCACCGGGATCAAGAACACCGCGGATTCAACCCTTCCCAAGGGGACCATCTGGGCAGCGGGCAAGGGGACCCACCAGATGGAGGTGAGCTTTACCACCGGCTCCGGCGTCTATGCCGTGGTGACGGCGGTAGACGCCAACGGTATCCCTGTACCCGTACTCCAGATTGGCGTTACCGGTACGGGCAAGGCCTACCTTGTTATGCCTGAGGCCAACGTGCAGGTGACGGTGGCGTTCAGCAATACGCCGCCCAGTGGGCAGGTGACCGTGGACCTTGTCTCCACCGAGCACGGCGGCAAGCCGGCCAACAAGTCCACCGTCACCTATAACAGTACCCCGTATGAGCTGCTCCCCGCAGCAGGGGACACGACTGACGTAATTAATCAGATCGCTGGCGCGCAGATCGGAGAAACTCTGAACATGAAGGTCGAGAGGGACCCCACCTATAGCTTCAAGGGGGTGGAGCTGAGCCTGACGGGGCAGACAAACGGCCCCGCGGTGCCTATCGTTCTCAATGCCCAGTACGAAGCGACGATACTGGTGCCCACCGGAGACGTGACCCTCACCTTTATCTATGATCCCACGCCTCCTACACCGCAGCCCTGGGACCCGAAGGGTGCGGCTGACACAACTGTCACGCCTAATCTGGAGGAGGGGCACCTCACCGCTGAGAACGGCACCACAGCAGGGACCGTCACCGTCACCGTGCCGGTGCTGTATGGTGTGCTGGCCGCCGACGCGGTAGTGGACTACCACAGCGTGAAGGACGACAGCCTCACGCCTCCCTTCGGAGTGGAATTCCACTTCTACTACAAGGACGAGACCTCCGGTGACTTTGTCGCGCTGGAAGAGGGCGTTGATATCGAGCTGGGAACGATTGACTACACCGTTATGACGGAAATCAGCGGAACGACCTATACCAGCGCCAAGTTTGACCTGACGGGCCTGACCGATGAGATCAAGGACCTGATCTCCAAGGGCGGTATCATCTACATCTCCGCTACCCGGACGGACACGATGACAGACGGCACGCACTACCCCGAGAGCGAAAAAACCCAGCTTGTCCTGCCCGGCTCAGGCATGGGCCGCCCCTATGATCCCAGCAACGCCGCTATTACAACGGGCCCCGTGCTGGAAGAGGGCCATATATATGCCGTCAACACCGGCGACAGGGCCGAAATGGATATCCCCAACCTCATTGACAGCAAGGGGACGGTCAGCAGCGCCGCGGACGAGAACCTGGAGTTTAAGTTCTATGTCTATGACGGCACGGATTATCTCCTGCTCACTAACGACGATATCGTGCTGACCAGGGACGCGCCAGACGGCACGCACTTCACAATAGAAATTAAGGAGCCTACCGCGCCCGCCACACTCAGCACCGCCGCCCAGCTCCTGAAGATCATGATGGACAACGCGAGCTCCATTTCGGCGGATAAAAAGACCCGCCTCTTTGTCACCGCCACGTTGGTCGACAACACCGACCCGCTTAACCCCGTGCCCGGCCCTGAGAGCGACAGGACGGAGGTCTGGCTGCCCAAGTATATTACCCTGTGGGGTGAATTCACCTCCTATGCGCCGACCCACCTGGCGACGCTGGAGCTCTGCCTTCCCTTACCCACCGCCACGGACCTGACCCTGACCGAGAGCTATGGCGCAAGCGCGTTCAGCACCGGAGTAAAGGAGGAGGGAGGCTCCGGCCTGTGGAAACAGGGCTTTGCCTTCCGCAGCTCCGAGCTGGTTTCCCCGCGCAGCGGCGAGACGAGTGCCACCTATATGCTCGTCATCGAGAAAACGGCGCACATTACCTACCAGCGGGTGAACATCTTCCTGGATACCTCAATGGGAGAAATCAGCTTTGAGGTCACGGGGACGAGCCCCATCAGGCTGATCGGGGGCGACGTAAACGGCGACCAGCAGACCAAGGCTACCGATCGCTCGATCCTGGTGAACTATATTGCTTACAACCTGGACTGGAGCTACATAGAGGACCCCAGCGACCCCGAGTGGGAGGTCTCGACTTACAACCCGTTGACCTGGGCTTATGTATGCGACCTGAACGGCGACGGCTATATCAACGGCGCGGACCTGGCCATCCAGACCGCGGACGCAAACTTCAACAAGACTGCAGCGGACTACGGCGCACCCGTTGGCCTTGACTTCTCGCCTCCCGCCGCCGCACCGGCGGCCCTGTCGCTAGAGCTCACGCTCTCCGACGAGGAGCTGACGTCCGACCCGGCCCAGCCCGAGGCTGAGGAGACTTCCCAGCCCGAGGCGGAAGAGCCTGTGCAGGAGGCCGTGCTCACAAAAACCGAGACGCTGGCCCCCGCCGACCCGGCTATCGTCCCCGCCCCGCCCGCGACCGAGCCGCTGACCACGTCTTCCGACGCGGCGTCTCCCGAGAAAAAAAGGGAGGAAAACGGCGAAAACACTGAAAATCCCTCGGTTTAA